The Thunnus maccoyii chromosome 9, fThuMac1.1, whole genome shotgun sequence genome includes a region encoding these proteins:
- the sb:cb288 gene encoding uncharacterized protein sb:cb288 isoform X1 yields MWTEVKNNSNYVTSNGNSSKMADPDLTWQLLQQRNVSTAAATRPSGTDDSLTRTSGIIPGLIAATVFITFLLALYAVLWKCMVSPPQRKHSKARVRVQQRTSV; encoded by the exons ATGTGGACGGAggtgaaaaacaacagcaactatGTCACCAGCAACGGAAACAGCTCGAAA ATGGCTGACCCAGATCTGACATGGCAGCTTCTTCAACAGAGAAACG TTTCAACTGCAGCTGCCACTCGTCCTTCTGGCACAGACGACTCTTTAACCAGGACCAGCGGCATCATCCCTG GTTTGATTGCAGCCACAGTGTTCATCACTTTTTTACTTGCTCTCTATGCCGTCCTGTGGAAGTGCATGGTGTCGCCGCCACAACG aaaacacagcaaGGCGAGAGTAAGAGTGCAACAGAGAACGTCTGTGTGA
- the sb:cb288 gene encoding uncharacterized protein sb:cb288 isoform X2 — protein sequence MADPDLTWQLLQQRNVSTAAATRPSGTDDSLTRTSGIIPGLIAATVFITFLLALYAVLWKCMVSPPQRKHSKARVRVQQRTSV from the exons ATGGCTGACCCAGATCTGACATGGCAGCTTCTTCAACAGAGAAACG TTTCAACTGCAGCTGCCACTCGTCCTTCTGGCACAGACGACTCTTTAACCAGGACCAGCGGCATCATCCCTG GTTTGATTGCAGCCACAGTGTTCATCACTTTTTTACTTGCTCTCTATGCCGTCCTGTGGAAGTGCATGGTGTCGCCGCCACAACG aaaacacagcaaGGCGAGAGTAAGAGTGCAACAGAGAACGTCTGTGTGA